A genomic region of Bacteroidales bacterium contains the following coding sequences:
- the lgt gene encoding prolipoprotein diacylglyceryl transferase — MTFIYIHWNADPTMIDLWGFPISWYGLLFALGFVFGYIIMQKIFQREQIPQKILDNLSLYMFIGTVVGARLGHCFFYEPEYYLAHPIEILYIRQGGLASHGAAIAILISLWIFSKKQKKPFSWIVDRIVIVVALAGFFIRLGNLMNSEIYGQVTHVPWAFIFDRIDNQPRHPSQLYESVAYLLLFFLLYWMYFKRNASKKPYLLFGVFLLGCFGFRFLVEFIKDVQVDFEHFMALKMGQWLSIPFIISGLYFIFRKTKDAK, encoded by the coding sequence ATGACATTTATCTACATTCATTGGAATGCCGATCCCACCATGATAGATCTTTGGGGATTTCCAATTAGTTGGTATGGCTTATTGTTTGCGTTAGGCTTTGTTTTTGGTTATATAATTATGCAAAAAATATTTCAACGCGAGCAAATTCCTCAAAAAATACTGGATAATTTAAGCCTTTATATGTTTATTGGGACAGTTGTAGGTGCACGATTGGGGCATTGTTTTTTTTATGAACCAGAATACTATCTTGCACACCCGATTGAAATTCTTTACATACGACAAGGTGGATTAGCGAGCCATGGTGCTGCTATAGCCATTTTAATATCATTATGGATTTTTAGTAAAAAACAAAAAAAGCCTTTTTCTTGGATTGTCGATCGAATTGTTATTGTTGTAGCTTTAGCCGGATTTTTTATTCGATTAGGAAATCTAATGAATTCAGAAATTTATGGCCAAGTAACTCATGTGCCGTGGGCATTTATTTTCGATAGAATAGATAATCAACCGCGACATCCCTCGCAATTATATGAATCGGTTGCTTATTTATTATTGTTCTTTTTATTGTATTGGATGTATTTTAAACGCAATGCATCCAAAAAGCCATATTTATTATTTGGAGTATTTTTATTGGGATGTTTTGGTTTTCGTTTTTTAGTTGAATTTATTAAAGATGTGCAAGTTGATTTTGAACATTTTATGGCATTAAAAATGGGGCAATGGTTGAGTATTCCATTTATCATTAGCGGCTTATATTTTATTTTTAGAAAAACAAAAGATGCTAAGTAA
- a CDS encoding OmpA family protein: MKKYLIVIFSLLIFAKPAFDQTYKKKFVDAEYHFMFEEYDLALPLYLDLYNQDKENANLAYRIGICYIYQNSPEEKRKAIPYLEYAVQHITKKYKEGSYLEKNAPPDAWFYLGTAYRDAMEFEKAITAFKKFTSTVSVSSVYYIDYVKREIQCTENAKQLIKNPIKIEPQNLSEVINAPDEVQNCPVISDDESIIVFTAGKKNIFSAELDLNTNNPDYKLDDIYFAKKVDGKWSEPVNITKQLGAGNQQRTVPVSISSDGKELYLVRDDNDDGNIYVSFLKNDKWTKMKPLNKHINTKYWESHATITKDGNTLFFTSDRDGGFGGLDIYRSDKDDKGEWGPAVNLGPTINSIYDEETPFVIGDKGKYTLYFSSQGHYSMGGFDVFYSTLLNNSKWSTPINIGFPLNTVGNDLFYVPKANGEYFFFPLNNNERGGIVKNNIYKAKVNLPGMKPVEETKPPQLVKVLVKGVVKLADNANELPKDIAVVFYDSLKNINIASIKPSLDSGYYQNVVGPGSYRLTFSCSGYNSKTEYVYIPENFSAKEVVIDATLEPIEVSKGEYFVIRNIFFDYGKYDLRRESEIELQRLAQLMQKNPGLMVEIVGHTDALGSDKFNQKLSENRAKAAIDYLVSLGIDPSRFVAKGMGKREFIAINKNPDGSDNPEGRQLNRRVEIKLLNTIPDNVIVEAINVPANLRYRKDAKVKDTNVYTVLLLQQKEKELDVNVLNKLLNLTQTLKQDTLFKNNANPIKDNKIGDMLVFTAGEFKSKSDAMRILNAVNDLGFTDANIISTEELTNISSNIARNYQQKQEEEEINVKKDYTIQVKAYTIPVDLSVFKGLKGVKENYCTDGFYRYTYGSFKNRAEALKEKERLTELGYPDAFIVNLEQFKTKIVSKSNFTIQIKSSSNPISLTVFKPLKLEVKELIGNDGHYKYIYGNYNSIEDARKDLEKIRKSGYPDAFIVNMDKFK, encoded by the coding sequence GTGAAAAAATATTTAATCGTCATATTTTCATTATTAATATTTGCTAAACCTGCTTTTGACCAAACTTATAAAAAAAAGTTTGTTGATGCAGAGTACCATTTCATGTTTGAAGAATATGATCTTGCTTTACCGTTATACTTGGATCTTTATAACCAAGATAAAGAGAATGCCAATTTGGCTTATCGCATAGGAATATGTTATATATATCAAAATTCACCTGAAGAAAAACGAAAAGCCATACCTTATTTAGAGTATGCGGTTCAACATATAACCAAAAAGTATAAAGAGGGTTCATATTTAGAAAAGAATGCTCCACCTGATGCATGGTTTTATTTGGGAACGGCTTACAGAGATGCCATGGAATTTGAAAAAGCAATAACTGCTTTTAAAAAATTTACTTCTACTGTATCTGTTAGTTCTGTTTATTATATAGACTATGTTAAAAGAGAAATTCAATGTACCGAAAACGCAAAACAACTCATAAAAAACCCAATAAAAATTGAACCTCAAAATTTAAGTGAAGTCATCAATGCACCGGACGAAGTTCAAAATTGCCCAGTTATTTCTGATGATGAGTCAATTATTGTATTTACAGCAGGTAAAAAAAACATATTTAGTGCAGAATTAGATTTAAATACTAATAATCCCGATTATAAACTCGATGATATTTATTTTGCCAAAAAAGTTGACGGTAAATGGAGTGAACCTGTAAATATTACCAAACAATTAGGCGCTGGAAATCAGCAACGAACAGTGCCTGTAAGCATTAGTTCTGACGGCAAAGAATTATATTTAGTACGCGACGATAATGACGATGGTAATATCTATGTGAGTTTCTTAAAAAATGATAAGTGGACTAAAATGAAACCCTTAAATAAACACATCAACACGAAGTATTGGGAATCTCATGCAACTATTACCAAAGATGGCAATACATTGTTTTTTACAAGTGATAGAGATGGCGGTTTTGGGGGATTAGATATATATCGTTCCGATAAAGATGATAAAGGCGAATGGGGACCTGCTGTTAACTTAGGTCCTACCATTAATTCTATTTATGACGAAGAAACGCCTTTTGTTATTGGCGATAAAGGGAAATATACCTTATACTTTAGCTCTCAAGGACACTACAGTATGGGTGGATTTGATGTGTTTTATAGCACTTTACTAAATAATAGCAAATGGTCAACACCTATAAACATAGGATTCCCTTTAAATACAGTGGGCAACGATTTATTTTATGTGCCTAAAGCAAATGGCGAATATTTTTTCTTTCCTCTTAATAATAACGAACGAGGTGGTATTGTTAAAAATAATATTTACAAAGCCAAAGTTAACCTTCCTGGCATGAAACCTGTTGAAGAAACAAAGCCTCCTCAATTAGTAAAAGTATTAGTTAAGGGAGTTGTTAAATTGGCCGATAATGCCAATGAACTACCCAAAGATATAGCAGTTGTTTTTTACGATAGTTTAAAAAATATAAATATTGCTTCTATTAAACCTTCTTTAGATAGTGGATATTATCAAAATGTGGTAGGTCCGGGAAGTTATCGTTTAACTTTTAGTTGTTCAGGGTATAATTCTAAAACAGAATATGTTTATATTCCCGAAAACTTTAGTGCAAAAGAAGTTGTTATAGATGCCACTTTAGAACCGATAGAAGTATCTAAAGGCGAATACTTTGTTATTCGAAATATCTTTTTCGATTATGGAAAATATGATTTACGAAGAGAATCCGAAATTGAGCTTCAGCGTTTAGCTCAATTGATGCAAAAAAATCCAGGATTAATGGTTGAAATTGTTGGTCATACCGATGCACTAGGGAGCGATAAATTTAACCAAAAACTATCTGAAAACAGAGCAAAAGCAGCCATTGACTATTTAGTCTCGTTAGGTATCGATCCGAGTCGTTTTGTTGCAAAGGGTATGGGCAAACGTGAATTTATAGCTATAAACAAGAATCCCGATGGATCTGACAATCCAGAAGGAAGACAACTCAATCGTCGAGTTGAAATAAAATTGCTCAATACAATTCCCGATAATGTTATTGTAGAAGCCATAAATGTACCGGCAAACTTAAGATACAGGAAAGATGCTAAAGTAAAAGACACAAATGTTTATACTGTATTATTGTTACAGCAAAAAGAAAAGGAGCTTGATGTTAATGTTCTAAATAAATTATTAAACTTAACTCAAACATTGAAACAAGATACATTATTTAAAAATAATGCTAACCCAATAAAAGACAATAAAATTGGCGATATGCTTGTATTTACTGCCGGTGAGTTTAAATCAAAATCCGACGCAATGCGAATTTTAAATGCAGTTAATGATTTAGGATTTACAGACGCCAATATTATTTCTACCGAAGAACTGACCAATATTAGTAGCAATATAGCTCGTAATTATCAACAAAAACAAGAAGAAGAAGAAATAAATGTAAAGAAAGATTATACTATTCAAGTAAAAGCTTATACTATCCCTGTTGATTTATCTGTATTTAAAGGCTTAAAAGGAGTTAAAGAAAATTATTGTACGGATGGATTTTATCGTTATACCTATGGTAGTTTTAAAAACAGGGCTGAAGCATTGAAAGAAAAAGAAAGATTGACCGAATTGGGTTATCCCGATGCATTTATTGTCAATTTAGAACAATTTAAAACCAAAATTGTAAGTAAATCGAACTTTACAATACAAATTAAATCATCTTCGAATCCTATATCATTAACTGTTTTCAAACCATTAAAATTGGAAGTTAAAGAATTGATTGGTAACGATGGCCATTATAAATATATATATGGCAACTATAATTCAATTGAAGATGCTCGTAAAGACCTCGAAAAAATAAGAAAATCAGGCTATCCCGATGCTTTTATTGTTAATATGGATAAATTCAAATAA
- a CDS encoding 2-oxo acid dehydrogenase subunit E2, with the protein MSTIEIKIPAMGEGIIEATIIKWHVKPGDFIKQDDVVCDIATDKVDSEITAPADGRVDSLLFKENDIVAVGKTIAILKTMTAANETFTNVASEQQFQTVAIPAEQKVESTVSQNNDVIKKDFIFLSPLVKRMVQENNISHEELSQIHGSGIEGRITKDDILLFLSKKSKNITTSVVSPSNSISQPINISANDTLVEMDRVRKLIAEHMVRSKQTSAHVTSFVEVDVSHIVAWREANKMQFQQKHGINITYLPFFIDATIKAILDYPIMNASVVETKIIIHKAINLGIATALPNDNLIVPVIKNAEQLNMVGIVKSLNDLAQRARANQLKPDEIQGGTFSITNLGTFGTLAGTPIINQPQVAILGIGTIRKMPAVIETPQGDAIGIRHKVILSLAYDHRIIDGMLAGKFLNKLTYTLEHLTFENL; encoded by the coding sequence ATGAGTACCATAGAAATCAAAATACCTGCAATGGGAGAGGGTATTATAGAGGCAACCATCATAAAATGGCATGTAAAACCAGGAGATTTTATTAAACAAGATGATGTTGTATGTGATATAGCAACCGATAAAGTGGATTCAGAAATTACAGCTCCAGCTGATGGAAGAGTTGATTCGTTATTGTTTAAAGAAAATGATATTGTAGCGGTAGGAAAAACCATAGCCATTCTAAAAACGATGACGGCTGCGAACGAAACATTTACCAACGTGGCAAGTGAACAACAGTTTCAAACTGTTGCAATTCCTGCAGAACAAAAAGTAGAAAGTACAGTTTCTCAAAATAATGACGTAATAAAAAAAGATTTTATATTTTTAAGTCCTTTGGTTAAGCGTATGGTTCAAGAAAACAATATATCACATGAAGAATTAAGTCAAATACATGGTTCGGGTATAGAAGGACGCATAACTAAAGACGATATTTTATTATTTTTATCTAAAAAATCAAAAAATATCACTACTTCGGTGGTTTCACCCTCTAATTCAATTTCACAACCTATAAATATTTCGGCTAATGATACACTTGTAGAAATGGATCGGGTTCGTAAGTTAATAGCCGAGCATATGGTACGTTCAAAACAAACTTCTGCACATGTAACATCGTTTGTTGAAGTTGATGTAAGTCATATCGTAGCATGGCGTGAGGCCAATAAAATGCAATTTCAACAAAAACATGGTATTAATATAACTTATCTGCCTTTTTTTATAGATGCTACTATTAAAGCCATCTTGGATTATCCAATAATGAATGCCTCAGTTGTAGAAACAAAAATTATTATTCATAAAGCTATAAATTTAGGTATTGCGACTGCTCTTCCAAATGATAATTTAATTGTACCCGTTATTAAAAATGCCGAACAGCTTAATATGGTTGGTATAGTAAAATCGCTCAACGATTTAGCTCAAAGAGCTCGAGCTAACCAATTAAAGCCCGATGAAATTCAGGGTGGAACTTTTTCTATAACCAATTTAGGCACATTTGGTACATTAGCCGGAACGCCTATCATTAATCAGCCTCAGGTTGCTATACTTGGCATAGGAACTATTAGAAAAATGCCGGCAGTAATTGAAACGCCTCAAGGAGATGCCATTGGAATTAGGCACAAGGTTATTCTTTCACTCGCTTACGATCATCGTATAATTGATGGCATGTTGGCGGGAAAATTTTTAAATAAATTGACCTATACATTAGAACACTTAACATTTGAAAATTTATAA